CAATAACATTAGGTAACCTCCCAGAGGCCCTGTAAGGCCGATGCTCCTGGCTCATCTGAGTGCTAACATACGctcagaggcagacagggacCGGTCGTCATGTGTCCTGCTGATAGCTAGGCCTGACTCAGTCCGGAGACGCAGAGATAGACCAGCTGGCCGAGCCAAAGCTActctgaaatgtgatttttttttttttttttttttttgtcgttgttgttttctctctccctcccagcATTCGGCGCTACACACACTGCTGGCCCCATCCCTGGCTCTGTTAAACCCCGACGACTGGCAAATTGATAAATGCCTTGTTTTCCACAGCCCCAGCTTGTGCCTCCCATGCGCTGCCATTACACTTTCAGTCTCAGAGCGAAGCATTCGTTGTGCAGACAACGTTAACACCCCGAGATCTTCGAACGAGGTGAAGAGTCTGCAGCCGTGCGGGCGGCTCTTCAAAGCTGCGTTCATTCGCAGCGGTGCTTCGAGCTAAAGTATAACGTCGGCATGCTAACGTTTCTCgcagtgacaatgctaacatgctgtgCGAATATCAATAGTTGTGCAGATATTTGATTTGAAACCTTCAGCCCCCAAACTTTCTGTAAATCCAAATTGATTTAAACTAATTCATAATTACTAAGAATATGAGCAAAAGTAATGCATATTTACTGAACATCTGGGTGAAATTCTTTTACGTTCAACACATTTACTCTGCtaatgtttatttatctgtaCCTGCATTAATCTCACTATGAAGTCGTGAATCTCCGTCCGTTTGTCCATCTGTGATTTGCACATCTAGAGATCTATTCATTCGATCCACTTCACGTCTTGCAGGTTTGTTACTTAGGAACCGCGGAAGCGCAGCGTCAAGTGGTGCAATTTGGAGTCATTCATTCAGTGCTGCAAATTTTGCATAAAGCTGTGCAGACAGAAACCAGGTTCACATGTGATCCTCAGTGGGGAGCAGAGGTAAACGAAATGGAGGTTAGCGTGCTGCAACGACTTGCTCCGTCAGCGTGTCGCAGTGAGAAATGAACACAAGCAGAAAGGTTTAGCGAGTCGGGATGAACAGGGAAGACGAGGTCAAAGCAGCTTCTCCGTTCTTCAGCGAGAACTGGAggtgagctaacgttagcctcgaGGGCTGGAGGGTTTTTTCCCGTTGCTTGGCAGCGCGGTCGGCTCAGGGGTGACTCTCACATTGGTTGTTTGCACTTCAGCTCGGAAAAGTACCGATGTAAACATCCGGATTTTAAATACCAAACATGTCGGATATCATCAAGGTGGCCCCGATGAGTCTGCGAGGCTCgagactggatctgtaaaacccctcacattaccagatGATCTGTGCCGaacagcatgtttgtttgtttttttcaaattggtATCACAGGAGTTTTAAACCCATTCAACAACAATGTGCATGTGTCACCATCATTCTTCGGTGTCTAATCCGCTATCATGCCTTTCTTGCGTCATCAAAATCACCATGTATACAAAGAACCGCaggtaaacatttattttggccaCTCAGTCTAAACATGTTTATCCAGCATTTTTCATCAAGTGCAATATGCCAAAACGCAACAATGGAGAGCCGTGTATTTGTAGATGAGGGATGCAATTTGCTGACAGGAACACAAGATACATGCGAAGCAAAATTTAAGGGTAAATTccgagcgaaaaaaaaaaaaattccccatCGAGGCCACGAAGGCAACCTGGCAGTGACGCCGGGGGAACAAAGTCGAGAGATCACTAACGTCACAGGCATTCAAACTCTAAGGAAAGTGACATCCAGTAATTGATGAGATATCACAGATTTTTCTGCCTGTACTGTGACTTCTATGAATTCAGGCTTCAAGATCTTatgcaaactgaaaaaatgcAGGTTGTTCGTATTTTCCTCGCTCTGCGTTTGTTCCGGTTGCCTCCCTTGATGTCTACCGCACCGTTAAAGACTTCACACTTGCCCTTCGCATTTGCTCCAGCCGTTTTTTTCGCCGAGCGAGCGAGTAAAATAAAGAGAATTGTCTTGTCTCTGACGAGCGACTACTCATTGGAGCCTCTTCCAGGGGTCGGGGCGGTTAAGGGAGGCCCGTCTGCCAGCGTTAATTTACAGCCGCCTCTTTGAAAACATCGGGGAGGCTTGTGAGGCTGTGGCACCAGTTTTTTGGTGCTAcagctgtttttactgtcaCGGCCCGTAAAGCTCCCCtgggaagagggagagacaagagAAGGGAGAGACGAGAACAATGGCTTGTCATGCAACTCGCAGACAGATAAAGTATGGTCgaggggaggaggtgtgtgtgtgtttatgttgggtggaggggtggggcgtgtgtgtgtgtgtgtgtgtgtgtgtgtgtgtgtgtgtgtggaggcttGCCAGAAGGTGGAGATAAAGACAGTAGACGGCTCACACCTGTGTATTCAATCTTCAGGCCAAAAGGCAGCCTTAATGGTAATAATAGACACAGCCCTCCCCTCCTTTTCCCTTCTATCTCTCTATTGTGGCCATTTTCCCGTCCCTGGCCAAATTGGCCTTGATTCTATTGAGCTCCTGTCACATTAGTGCGTGCGAGTCATTATCTGCGCTATTGGCTCCTTCTGTGGGGATCTGGCCGGCGTAATCAAAAGGAGAGATGGGGCTGGGTTTCCTGAAAGCTTTTTTAGCATCAAAACTCACAGCTAGAATGCGGTAGGAAAAGTGGTCTTCCCTTTCGGATGATACAGGGGGACGGGATGGTTGGTCCTGTCTTAAACGGGCTCTGTGGAACATTTTATAGCAATGTACATGTGCTGATCCCATATCTACTGGCCGTACAGGAGTGAGATGTaacgtgacatgaaaaatgagacctttcCCGTCGCTCTCGGTCGGCTATATCTGACCAGACTGTTTCCGATTTATGCCAGTTCCAACTTTCTTTCAACAAACTATAATCGACAGCAAACAAAGACTTTTGCATCCTCgtaatgaaatagaaaaaagggCATTAAATAGACCTAACGCTCACTCCTCTCACTCTTACTCAAACAAgtttcaagtaaaagtactggaCAGAGGTTTTTTGTACGAATAACTGAGACCGATAAATCCCACTTTACCCAACATGCTGTAAAGCATTTTAATCAGTAGCCTGTTAGTGAAAAGGTCAAAGTAAATTTAATATACCCGTATCCAGGACTCCTACCGGGAAGGTAAAGAAGGAAAATGTCTGTGTCTTAAGCTGGTTATGCCTAAAACTGATCCGAGTCCGGTCCATAGCTGGTCGATCGACGTTTCGCCAATTGGGGTCAATCCTCTGGTGACCAGGAATGTCTGTATAAAGATGTTGTGCCGACCTGTTCAGTAGCCGTTGAGATATTTCAGACCAACTTTGCCTCTCTGACCTGAAATTACTCACAAGAAGAGCTGTTCTGGTTTTCCAAAAATAtcgtttttttatttcacatgaaatttttcacatttagcaTATTTATCAAACAGGTCTTTATATAATCTtctatgtatatttatatatatacatattatacacTTCTCTTACTTACACATGTACAAAATCAGGTAACAAGaattcagatttaaaaaaaaaaacaaaaaacaacataaacactgaCTTCAATGGTAGTCATGTACACTGTTGTGCTTTGTTGATCAAGCAAGCCCGTCAGGTGAAGATGTGCTTGGCAACTCGGTTTGATGCCGTGTCTTGTCTGTTGTGGACCGATGacttttcatattaaaaaaaaaaataaatcaaataatccTAAACTGTCATGATTACTCCGAAAGTCACTTTGTGTTTAGAAggtttttagggtttttttttttttttttttttttataactgagCTTGAAAACATGAAGGAAAGCACCATGGTActcagagttttgttttttgggggggtgtcACTGCGGTAACATAGATCTGATACCAGCTCTTCATGTCAGACAGCTTAACCAACAAACAGAGAAGTCCGGCCTCTCTGCTGAGCACACAACATCTCAGTGTTTCgcttttggcagaaaaaaaaacccaaaacattttcGTCTCATCACTCTCTCAAATCAAACACTCCCATTCTCTTACTctcacacaatttttttttccctttcacacGAGTACTACCTCCGCGAGGAGATCGAGAGCGCGCTCATCCCCGCTTTTGCCAACagtaaacatttcttttttcgtGAGCGCACGGTTATATACAGTAAAAAACTTCTCAGCTGCAAATGTCATAAATTATCTTCACAGAAAGTACGCGTAACACAGATCAAcaaaggggtttttttgtaacCACGTGTTACTGTGTGTCATCCGATGTCGGTGTGTTTCGTCCGTATGACACtggtgtggagtgtgtgtgtcggtaCTGTGCAGTGTCAGTGCTACAGTATGTGAGCACATGGTCGAGTTTGCAAAGGAATCATGAGAACGGCCCCATTGTGTCTGTAAATGCTACATTTAGAGAAAAGTAATCACCTGGGACATCAATGCCACTCAATACCAttacaataacaacacaacaaatagtACACGATACTCAGGGGTGGAATAGTGTACAAGTTGGAGAGATGACTGATCTTTGGCTCGAAAGGTAAGAGATTACTACAGAATTCGAACGGAGTCGGCGCCTTTGCTCCTGATTGTTCCTCGGCCACTTTAGGTTCCTTTTTTCGTCGtcttcatatttttctcttccagGCTTTTCATCCAAAGAGGTttgcgttttttgttttttgtttttttggagagaGAGCcctaaaaatacaaatcaagGCGAGCTGGGTCTTTccaagaaaaactaaaaaaaaaaaagaaaaaaaaaagaaagaaatactgtcacctttttgaaaaaataagacaaaagcGCGCAGGCTTTGTCTCGAAATGCTCAGATTTGCGCAAAGCGAGTCCGTCTGTACTTTACAAgcttcaaaaaaaaagtctctcccTGTGGCCAGCACTGGGCATGGAAAACTGTCTTTTTGAGTCAGTGGTTTCATCCCCACGGACTGTCTTCATTGTAGTCCCTGAAAATAATATCTGCCGACAGCAGTCCTTTTCATGTCCTCTCAGTGCAACAATAGCAGTAATGAAAACGGGACCAGCAGGGAAAGGATTGCGAGGGACGTCGCCGCCGCCGCAGAGTTGGTCCGTACGCTCTGGACGTCTGGCAGGACCACCACCGGGTCGTCTGCTTGAAGATGGGAGACAAAGGAGACGCGTTAGTACCGCATATTTACACGCCGACGTAATCCTGAAGGTAGCTGGACGGCTTTATGGTCAGGGTTAATTAGGATGGTCAACATACCTGCAGGCAGTCTGTTGGACGGGTTGTGAACACCACCCCCGCCTCCAGCTCCGCCTCCAGTCCCACCTGTGCCTCCTTTAGCCACTCTGGCCTCTTGAGAGCctaaaaaagagacaaaatagaaaaaaaaaccacaccaTCAATTACTGTGTGCAGTCGAACATGACTACGAGAGGTCACAGTGCAGGTCTCCTCGCGGCCAGGAGGGTTAGCTGAACTCACCGTCGGCAGCTACGACGTCcaccctgagcctgaggcactCCTGTCCATGGTGGTGCAGAGGTTTGGCTGccggagagagggaagaaacaACAAAGGCGTTAACATCCCCGGCTAATGCACTTATCCTGCGCTGGCCCCTTAATTCACCTTCATGcatgcgctcacacacacacacacacacacacacacccacacaaccCTTGGCAACAGACAAACAGGGACAAAGCTTTAGGACGCCATCTGTGACCAGGCGAAGTGTGTCTTGTCCTGCCGTTTATCTAATTACAGCCGTGGTCAGGGTGACAACACTGCTTGCTCGCTCTTTGTGGTGACGTTCTAGCGGGGTGAGTATTGCATAAACTTGGCAGAGGGAAGCCAACACCCCCTGTCAATGTCCATGTCAAGCGACAAAGAGGTGGCCACAAATCACCGTTAGGAGGAAAACACGGCAAAAGGCTGCACAACTCAACACCAGCCTCACTTCATGACTTCCACCATGGACTTTCTTTTAGCACACTCAAGACCAACAGTAATAAATGTGTCCATCGCTTAGGGAATTTTGGgcttaaactgaaaaacaagcaGGACGAACAAGAAGGTGTTAATGTAGGCCTGAAAGTGACACGTGTTTATGAGAAGTtgctatacacacacacacacacacacacacacgaaaactATTACAGAGCAGCCTCACTGGAGTAAGTGGCCAATCGCATCGAAACGTGTCGCCAGAAACACCTCGTGAGAAATAGATCGCCAGCAAAACCAGTGTTTTCCTACGGCGCGGCGTGTGCTTCCATCTTGTGTCGCGCATCATATTTTTCCTCGTAGCTTTTTTCAGAAGTTGACACATCTTTAACTCCTTCGAAACAAATGGTTGCACAACCTTTTTTAGCTGTCAGCGCCCCGCGCTGTTTTGCCCCAGAACAGACTTTTTCCAAGTTGTTTTTGGCGTATTGATATGAATTAACTTCCGATGAGCATTTTCTTTAATCCCGGGGACAAATATTGATAGTTTATTGGAATGATTGTACAACCCTGAAGCTGACAACAGCATTtagcactgctgtgtgtgtaagtaCAGCCTCGCAGAGCCACTAATCTCTCAGCGAAGACATTGGAATATAAAACTGTCTGGCAAACACAGTGACAAatctgagagacagacactTACAGATATAATAGTAGCTCTCTCCTTGGCGGAACTCCTTTCCCAGAGTGAACGGAGTAAAGCGCTGGAACTTTTCCGAGAACTTCTCGGGGGCGTGAGGAGCAAACGGGTGGCCGCACTCCCAGCGCATCTGGTCGTACGACTGGGGCTTGCAGGAGTCGTAGTCCTCGCGCTCCACCATGTAGAGCACGTATCGCTCAGCGTCCAGCAGTGGCACCTCGCCCTGGGGGTAATGGGGGCAGACGATGTCCAGGTAGTCATTGAGCTTCACCTCCACGGCGTAGTCGTCCCAGAGAAACCTGCCGGGAATTAAGGGAGAAGGGGAAGGTTATGCAAGTGGCAGGAGACTGATAACCGTGGTTATAGCATCGGAGCGGTAATAAATATAAGCCTCAAAACCCGTGATTATATATTGATCGGCTACACGCCAGTGTACAACAGGGAAATCAGAGGAGAGTACTGGAAGGGCCTGGGATCAGGAGatagagaaggagaaggagaggatgtgtgtgtgtgtgtgtgtgtgtgtgtgtgtgtgtgtgtgtgtgtgtgtgtgtgtgtgtgtgtgtgttggagcggATCGAAGAGAGAAGGCGCAATAAGGGAAAGAATGATCTGCAGAGGACATGCGGATAAATATGGATGAACGTGGAGCGAACTGTGCACGCCGCTGCGTTGCAAGTTGAGTGAACATT
This window of the Acanthopagrus latus isolate v.2019 chromosome 3, fAcaLat1.1, whole genome shotgun sequence genome carries:
- the efna1a gene encoding ephrin-A1a isoform X1; the encoded protein is MRSVFFLNARSLYLPPDELLTVNFSYSFFFFFFFLKKNLYYFFCTTLPELCFPVCTPPLLSAMDSVWIVGCVVSVCAWLASAERHSVYWNSTNPKFLWDDYAVEVKLNDYLDIVCPHYPQGEVPLLDAERYVLYMVEREDYDSCKPQSYDQMRWECGHPFAPHAPEKFSEKFQRFTPFTLGKEFRQGESYYYISKPLHHHGQECLRLRVDVVAADGSQEARVAKGGTGGTGGGAGGGGGVHNPSNRLPAADDPVVVLPDVQSVRTNSAAAATSLAILSLLVPFSLLLLLH
- the efna1a gene encoding ephrin-A1a isoform X2 encodes the protein MRSVFFLNARSLYLPPDELLTVNFSYSFFFFFFFLKKNLYYFFCTTLPELCFPVCTPPLLSAMDSVWIVGCVVSVCAWLASAERHSVYWNSTNPKFLWDDYAVEVKLNDYLDIVCPHYPQGEVPLLDAERYVLYMVEREDYDSCKPQSYDQMRWECGHPFAPHAPEKFSEKFQRFTPFTLGKEFRQGESYYYISKPLHHHGQECLRLRVDVVAADGSQEARVAKGGTGGTGGGAGGGGGVHNPSNRLPADDPVVVLPDVQSVRTNSAAAATSLAILSLLVPFSLLLLLH